The region GTATCTGCTCTTCTCGGGAGAATGCCCTCAGCTGTTGGTTATCAACCGACATTGGCTACAGAAATGGGAGTAATGCAAGAAAGAATTACCTCAACAAAACACGGCTCAATCACATCAGTTCAAGCAGTTTATGTGCCGGCTGATGATTTAACTGACCCTGCCCCCGCAACAACATTTTCACATCTTGATGCAACAACTGTATTAAGCAGAAAGATTGTTGAATTAGGAATTTATCCGGCTGTTGATCCTTTGGATTCTTCATCAAGGATATTAACTTCTGATATAGTAGGGCAAGAGCATTATGATACGGCTCAAAGAGTAATTAATATTTTACAGAGATATAAAGAACTGCAAGATATTATTGCAATTCTCGGTATGGATGAGTTATCTGAAGAAGATAAATTGACTGTTCACAGAGCAAGAAGAGTTCAAAGGTTCTTATCACAACCGTTCTTTGTAGCAGAACAATTTACAGGATTAAGCGGTGTATCGGTACCTGTTGAAGATACTATCAAAGGTTTTAATATGATTATTAACGGTGAAACAGATAAGTACCCTGAAGCAGCATTTAACCTTGTAGGAACTATTGAAGATGCCATTGATAAAGGTGAAAAAATTCTTAAAGAAACTGAAAAATAACAGACAGCCTTTAACCAACAGTCAAAAAGACAAAATTTTACAAGATAATAATTATGTTTTTAGAAATTGTAACACCCGAAAAAACATTATTCAGTGATGAGATCAAATATGTACAAGTTCCCGGCAGTAAAGGTAAATTTGGTGTTTTGAAAGATCATGCTCCTTTAATTTCTACTCTGGAAGAAGGGCAAGTTATAATTATTAATGAAAATGATGAAGAAAAAATTATTGAAATTAACGGAGGCGTTATTGAAATTCTGAAAAATAATATAATTAT is a window of Bacteroidales bacterium DNA encoding:
- the atpC gene encoding ATP synthase F1 subunit epsilon, which gives rise to MFLEIVTPEKTLFSDEIKYVQVPGSKGKFGVLKDHAPLISTLEEGQVIIINENDEEKIIEINGGVIEILKNNIIILLKM